DNA from Alnus glutinosa chromosome 2, dhAlnGlut1.1, whole genome shotgun sequence:
ccaccgccaccacTGCCACCGCCGCCTGACCCACCCTTCCCAACAACACCACCACCCATACTCGCATGATGATACCCGCCAGAGCCGTACACGTGTCCCTGATGATGCCCCATCACCCCACCATACATCCCACCATACACTCCTCCCCCAACCCCATTAAACCCACCACCCCCAACACTCCCTGAGCTCACTCCCCCACCGCTACCACCACCGCCGGCGGCGGAACCTCCACCGCCGgatcctccaccaccaccaccaccatcctTCTCCCCCTGCCTCCCCCCGATCTGGGTCTTGTCCCCCTCCATCTCCCTATACTTCTGCAGATAAATCTTGAGCGGCTCCACATACTCCTCAAACCCCAGAGTAGTCATCGCCCACAGCAAGTCATCCCCATTGATCGTCTTCCTCTTCTCCCTCTGGCACTTGTCCGAGGCCTCCCCAGTGATGAAGCTAATGAACTCCGACACACATTCCTGCACCGTTTCCTTTGCGTCCTTGGAGATCTTGGCGTTTGCGGGCAATGCCTTCTTCATGATTCTGCTCACGTTAGCGATGGGGAGGAACCTGTCTTGCTCTCGAGCCGAGAAGTCGCTGTTAGCGTTGTTGCTGTTGTTCGGCCCTCCTGAGTCGTTGTCCGAATCAGCCATCGGCAACCAATAACTTTTCGCTTTTTGTGTCTGCTTAAGCTTCACAAACTAGACCCAATTCAGAAACTTTGACCTTTAAACTTTTCTGGGTCTGATCCAATTCAACAAAATGGACCAAATTCCACAACTTTCAGCTATTAAGTATCAAGACCCAATTCAACGACTTTGAGCTAGAAAATCATATGGGTCTgacaaaatttcagaaaaaaaagaCCCATGCGAATAATTTTAagctgaaaaattaaatgggttCGATCAAGTTATTCCAAAAATTCAGCATTAAAACTTCCTGGCTCGAATAAAGACGCACAAAATTGACCAAATCCAAAACTTTTCAGCTATGAAATTTATTCTGGCTCTAAGTGAATTtcacaaaaattgattaaacttCAAAACTTTTCATCTACAAAGAACTAACTCAACAAATTTTAAggtacaaaaaaagaaatttatatcAGAAAGCAAATACAGAGAAGCAACAAATTCGAGGAAACGTGAAGACAAGGGAGCGGAAAATTTGTTCATGGACAGAATCCGAGATCACAGTATGAGGGTGAGGGATAGGGAGGGAATTGGGTGGAAAGGTGGAGGGCAGAATAGGGAATACGGGTAGGGTTTGGGGGACAGGCCGGGTAAGGAGGGAGGAGCTCCGGGAATGCGGGTGGAGTTGCAGCGTTGAGGTGGAGAGGTGTTGAGGTCCGTTGGATCGTTGGGGTAATAATTGAATCGAGCGTGACACGTGGGTGGCTCTGGACCGTTTATTTGTCGATAAGAATGGACTCACGTGGGTGGTTTCGAAGCGTCAGATTGCTGGTGGGATTAGTGGGATCGGGCCGCCGAGGATCCGACACGTGGTGGGTTAGTGGGTATGTGGACTCTTCGTTCCGACTTCCGAGAATCTTAAGGCGGCTGCTGCTGCTGCAGCTTGGCTCCAGCCGAGTCGAATGCAGAATCTGAGCCGTCTATGTCTATTTGTCCATACACGTGGGCGTCAGAGATAAGCCATTGTTGCGTTTTATTTGGGTAAAAACAGCAGTAGATTTTTTGTCGTCGTAGATAATATATGTTTCTGTTGTGTATGTCTCCAGTCTGCTGGGGAATTGGGACTTGGGCCCAACTCCACTGACGTCAAAGTCTTGTGTCGTCCTAAGCTCCTTGTGCTTAAGGGTCACAACAAATTTAACCCATCCAACACTCCTATAACAACTTCCTCATAATTGGCTTTTAAGAATCCTGGAGGGTAGAATTATCAAAAATTGAACTAATTGTTGAGATGATTTTGGAGTGGATACCATGTTTCCATTGTTTAAGGTTTTAGGTTTGCTTTAAAGCTGTGATTAGTCATTGTTATTTATCTAACCACCATCACTAATCAACTAGTGTAATGGCCACCGTCATTTTCTGTCCACTTGTCTACCGGTCTATCAGCTCATTAATGCTGGACATTTGGAGTGGGTCCAACACGTTCACATTCAACAAGCTTtcatgtctaattttttttctttctatagtGTCGGTAATTTTTTATACTATTAATGAATTTGTTAAATATGTAACGGGTTATAATTCGTATAATTAAATATGTTAAATTAAATTGGTCTGTATAATTTTATAATCATGTCTcgatataatttaaatttgacaCACGATATAAGGGttgataaatttttaaataactctTAAATCCGATATAAAATTAGCagattataattaaatgaattgcACCCATAATTTTGGTCACTGagcaattaattttaattttagtccGGTCTCGTGCTTCCAAATAGTACATTACATTAATATGgttatgagtaatgattgattgtcacatttttatacaattttttactacCTTACTTATATGACaagatgataaaaaattatataaaaatatagcaGTAAATCATTTCACTATGATTATAAATGTGTGGCACATAATATTGCATCTTTATCTTATCACGGATAAGGCTTACGGTTGAAGGTAAAATATTTGACTTTGTAGGGAGGCTAAAATTTGAACTTTTTCCTTCTTCAGAGAAAATCTCGTACCCATAATTTTCTTTAGACACGTAAAAAGTAAGATACGAAACTTATGGAACAAGTAATTGACTCATATTCTTTCATGTGCATCGAATAATGCGAGATGTTATCCATATAGCGTAATTAAGTTTATGTTGGCTTGGGAATGAATAGGTTGCGGGAGTGCGGAGGctattttagagttttttatATCTGTCTGTACAGTAagatttttatataaatatgttatgcttTAATCTTAAATCATATACTGAAATATAGTCGCACTCCTGTGGATATAGACACATTACAGAATTACGTAAATctatcttgattttttattttttatttttattcttttcaattaCATATTATTCGTCATTATTGTGCACGGCAATAGCAGAAGCTGTCcaatgattttataaatttcattgcCAGTAAAGTTTGTGTTCTTTCTAGATTAGAATTGACTCCAATTTACCGAtggaattacataaaatatcatCCCATCCCCAAGAAAGAGGCTAAGTGCATAACCTAATTATCTTAAGCAGCTCGAAGTGTGGACCTCAACCGTTAAGAGCAAGTAAGTCTCGCACTTACTAATTCAAGCCGGCCCTAGATTTCACCCCTCATAAAAACAAatctgagaggaggagggagtggATTTGCTCCCTCATCCTCTCACTTTCTCTTTCCTACCCTCCCTCTCAAGGGCGGAGCCAGCTTTTGCAATTTGGGAATGCCAAattggggaaaaaaagaaagaaaaaaaagggagggggaaaaacttaaataataataataataataaaaattagggataaaattttaattttttttttggaaaaacctTAGGgcttgtggggggggggggggggaacccCAAGCCCCTTGCACCTTCGCCCCTGCTCCCTCTCCCattctgattttttcttttgtgtgtaGGTATTCTTCGACCAGATAAGTAATTTTGGCATCTCTgctatgcatccgtccatcAACCCCTGACCTTTGTGTTGTACCGTTCATCTCTTCCCTGACCGCAACTACTATTAGCTAATTGTGtctttgctttgaataagaattttattctctttagataTGCTCTCATAGGCGTTCTATGAGATGAAAGTTTGTCAGTTGTGAAGGGTCTCTCCCGGccgatttaaataaatttttaggatatttggttaccattgtcttagatctaaTCTGCTCGTAGCAGATTTGCTATTTAACTAtctttgtacatgggttagcagAATATGAAAGTAATAGATAACACTTTactgtaagaattttgtttgtatctatgacatgcactatgtaacctcataccATGTGACTATGATTTTGTAGAACTTTATAGTTTGtaatgtaagaaatttatgttttatgatctttgatcaatgaaatactcatatttttcgttaaagaaaaaaaaaaagttctccTCCTACTCTTTTTGTGGTGTTGCTCGTAGTGATTGCAATTCAATCAGCAAATTGCAGCCAATTTGGATAGGGTCTTTGGGCTATGAGGTTTGAGCAGTATGGGGAGCAATATGGGCACTAAACAGCCCTGAGGAGCAGTATGGGTCCATTGACTGAAGTAGGTGCCCCACAAATCTTGTAGGATCTATTGAAATCAAGCTTCATTCCGGCAGAAATCCGTTGCCTGCCAGAGAGACTTTCACCTCACATAGCCCTAAATATCAAGAATTTCAATTATGGACAATGGTCCAAAAGTGAGGGTGAATTGCTTGAAAGTTATGAGCAATACCTGTGTTCATTGTGATGAGCATCTCTTATGGCCATTAACCCGCTAAAATTCAAGTTAAATAAACGAGTTTGAACCGTCTAAATAAAATCTTGATCATGAAATGACACTTGTTTCCTCTTATATTCTTTAATTGCTTAAAACCATTAGAACACTCTCAAAATGCCCCTTCAGACTGTAAGTCCATATTAGCTCTGCATTTTCGAATGAATTTTGGGAACCATGAACTCAAGAAGAAAGATATAATTAGCtttcaataataaatatattgtgAAAGTTGGGTCACTTTTGAAGAATGCTGATTAATGGATTTAGCTGAATAATTACAGATTGGATCAAGCAAATGATGACTCCTTACCACTGCTGCCTTTTGTGTGTTAAATTACCGGTTATCACAAAAGTTTAAACCGATAAGAAATGATGAATTATATACGACTGTAACTATCTCATCCCTCTCAAAGTCTTCCTAGGCATAAACATGAGACAATTAAGATGAATGAGAGCTACTGTCTGTGGAAGGtgaagttcaatcatata
Protein-coding regions in this window:
- the LOC133861224 gene encoding nuclear transcription factor Y subunit B-3-like gives rise to the protein MADSDNDSGGPNNSNNANSDFSAREQDRFLPIANVSRIMKKALPANAKISKDAKETVQECVSEFISFITGEASDKCQREKRKTINGDDLLWAMTTLGFEEYVEPLKIYLQKYREMEGDKTQIGGRQGEKDGGGGGGGSGGGGSAAGGGGSGGGVSSGSVGGGGFNGVGGGVYGGMYGGVMGHHQGHVYGSGGYHHASMGGGVVGKGGSGGGGSGGGGGGASIVRLR